From the genome of Pseudomonas sp. TMP9, one region includes:
- a CDS encoding MipA/OmpV family protein: MNAKANKWIFSGLILVTLSAASQAQTTPPAGATSDWTLSAGAAVGVYPLYVGSSKSKTLAIPTFDIRYRDWFFINPIRGIGAEVELLEGLKASASLGASLNARKTKDDSRLNGLGDIGSAPTIRLGMEYKLGKAFVGGTVISRLGSSNGRGTQLEVDAGYTVLASRAGIVALGLEVKAMDNTYARNFFGVSAQQSAASGLATFNANGGLQSIGPFVQAIVPLSDAWTLFGRASFNQLRNDAATSPITEDRGQPSVLATLNYKF; the protein is encoded by the coding sequence ATGAACGCAAAAGCAAACAAATGGATTTTCTCAGGCCTAATCTTGGTGACCCTATCAGCTGCTTCGCAGGCGCAAACAACGCCGCCTGCGGGGGCTACCAGTGACTGGACCTTAAGTGCCGGAGCGGCTGTCGGCGTCTATCCCCTGTATGTCGGCTCCAGCAAGAGCAAGACCTTGGCGATTCCAACCTTCGATATCAGATACCGAGACTGGTTCTTTATCAACCCCATACGAGGCATTGGGGCTGAAGTGGAGTTGCTCGAAGGCCTCAAAGCTAGTGCATCGCTGGGAGCATCGCTCAATGCTCGAAAGACCAAGGACGATTCCCGCCTGAATGGTTTGGGAGACATCGGCTCAGCCCCCACCATACGTCTAGGGATGGAATACAAACTCGGCAAGGCTTTTGTCGGTGGCACGGTCATCTCGCGCCTCGGCAGCAGTAACGGACGCGGCACACAGCTTGAAGTCGATGCGGGTTACACGGTCCTGGCCTCGCGCGCCGGGATCGTCGCACTGGGGCTGGAAGTGAAGGCGATGGACAACACCTATGCACGCAACTTCTTCGGCGTATCAGCTCAGCAATCAGCCGCTTCTGGCCTGGCGACGTTCAACGCCAATGGCGGATTACAGAGCATCGGTCCTTTCGTGCAAGCGATCGTGCCGCTATCCGACGCTTGGACACTCTTCGGTCGGGCCTCTTTCAACCAGCTGCGAAACGATGCGGCCACCAGCCCAATCACCGAAGATCGCGGCCAGCCCTCTGTGCTGGCGACGCTGAACTACAAATTTTGA
- a CDS encoding ABC transporter permease, with protein sequence MTAKLGWVAISMLVGDSVKFFSLIFGVAFATLLMAQQISFCIGLISLSGNSVRDVPEADLWVMRRGTQSVNTPVAMPLSEVTRVRSVPGVAWAVPLLRGAGAVRIADGSSQPVGLVGVDDATLLGAPQKLFLGRFEDLRSPDAVFLNRSGYKLLFPGEPEALGRSFELNDRRAVVAGIVDTLPVFGVSRAIVFTRYANALRFAPSGRNALSFILVKAADGQDMAALAQRIEADTGLKGTTREAFVRQSIDYTVATSGIVYSFAVVVILGAIVGAVIVALTLSLFVRDNLRQLGALKAIGVRNSVLVRMVLMQAQLAALVGFGLGIGAAAWVLQALAGAAADFSTFYLPWQVMVGVGAAVLVITFVASLASVRKVVVTDAAIVFRG encoded by the coding sequence ATGACCGCCAAGCTAGGGTGGGTCGCCATCAGCATGCTCGTCGGCGACAGCGTGAAGTTCTTCTCGCTGATCTTCGGCGTGGCCTTCGCCACGCTACTGATGGCCCAACAAATCTCGTTCTGCATCGGTTTGATATCGCTGTCGGGCAACAGCGTCCGTGACGTGCCCGAGGCCGATCTATGGGTGATGCGGCGCGGCACCCAAAGCGTCAACACGCCGGTGGCCATGCCGCTGTCGGAGGTGACACGCGTCAGGAGCGTACCCGGTGTTGCCTGGGCGGTGCCCTTGCTGCGTGGCGCGGGCGCGGTGCGCATTGCCGATGGGTCAAGCCAACCCGTTGGGCTGGTGGGCGTTGACGATGCCACTCTGCTGGGTGCACCTCAGAAACTGTTTCTCGGCCGCTTCGAAGACTTGCGCAGCCCTGATGCCGTCTTCCTCAACCGCAGCGGTTACAAGCTGCTGTTTCCGGGTGAGCCTGAAGCACTGGGGCGCAGCTTCGAGCTGAACGACCGGCGCGCCGTGGTGGCAGGCATCGTCGACACCCTGCCGGTCTTCGGCGTCAGCCGAGCCATCGTGTTCACGCGCTACGCCAATGCCTTGCGTTTTGCGCCCAGCGGACGCAACGCACTGTCGTTCATCCTCGTGAAGGCAGCCGATGGCCAAGATATGGCGGCCTTGGCCCAGCGCATTGAAGCCGACACGGGGCTCAAGGGCACCACGCGTGAGGCGTTTGTGCGGCAGAGCATTGACTACACCGTGGCCACCAGCGGCATCGTGTACTCGTTCGCCGTGGTGGTGATTCTGGGCGCCATCGTCGGCGCAGTCATCGTGGCGTTGACGCTGAGCCTGTTCGTGCGCGACAACTTACGCCAGCTTGGCGCCCTGAAAGCCATCGGTGTGCGCAACAGCGTGCTGGTCCGCATGGTGCTGATGCAGGCGCAACTGGCTGCGCTGGTGGGTTTCGGCCTGGGCATCGGCGCGGCAGCCTGGGTTTTGCAGGCACTGGCCGGCGCGGCGGCCGACTTCTCCACCTTCTATTTGCCCTGGCAGGTAATGGTGGGCGTGGGCGCTGCCGTGCTGGTGATCACGTTTGTCGCGTCGCTGGCGTCTGTGCGCAAGGTGGTGGTTACCGATGCAGCGATCGTGTTCCGTGGCTGA
- a CDS encoding heavy metal translocating P-type ATPase: MTVTAQSAHKAEHAGKPLYFCSAKCLAKFSAEPDKYTQSAQSKSAPAQQPPSSAAKTAAVYTCPMHPEIREDHPGNCPKCGMALEPLIPELDEDDNPELASFSRRFWWTLPLSVIVMTLAMFGHRFGWFDMATQSWVELVLSLPVVLWAGWPFFVRGVQSVIQRSPNMWTLISLGTGAAFSYSVVATVAPGVFPASFISMGRVAVYFEAAVVIISLTLFGQLLELKARSKTSAAIKSLLGLAPKTARRVNADGSEEDIPLSNVHEGDSLRVRPGEKVPVDGVVLEGSSALDESMLTGEPLPVSKREGDKLIGATLNTSGALLMRSEHVGSATVLAQIVQMVAQAQRSKAPMQRMADTVAAYFVYGVVGVALLTFFAWGLFGPQPSWVYGLITAVTVLIIACPCALGLATPMSIMVATGRGASHGVLFRDAAAIENLCKVDTLIVDKTGTLTEGKPAFEQALGVSGFSDDEVLRLAASLDQGSEHPLAAAIVSAARERKLELEKAEQFDSASGVGVKGVVGGKSLSIGNTTLMEQLGIDVASLADQAEELRGQGASVMHLAVDGALAGLLAVSDPIKATTADALNSLRKSGLRIIMATGDGLTTAKAVGKRLGIEEVHGEVKPADKLQLVERLQKEGCIVAMVGDGINDAPALAKANVGIAMGTGTDVAMNSAQLTLVKGDLRGIATARALSVATVGNMKQNLTFAFVYNMLGVPLAAGVLFPFTGWLLSPMIGALAMSLSSVSVISNALRLRFSTLKQD; the protein is encoded by the coding sequence ATGACGGTCACCGCTCAGTCGGCGCACAAAGCCGAGCATGCGGGTAAGCCGTTGTATTTCTGCAGCGCCAAGTGTCTGGCTAAATTCAGCGCTGAACCGGATAAGTACACTCAGTCGGCGCAATCTAAATCAGCGCCAGCTCAGCAACCGCCATCATCGGCAGCAAAAACAGCAGCGGTCTACACCTGCCCGATGCACCCGGAGATCCGCGAGGACCATCCGGGTAACTGCCCTAAGTGTGGCATGGCGCTTGAACCGCTGATCCCTGAGCTCGACGAGGACGACAACCCAGAGCTTGCCTCCTTTAGCCGGCGCTTCTGGTGGACGCTGCCGCTGTCCGTGATCGTCATGACCCTGGCCATGTTCGGCCATCGGTTCGGCTGGTTCGACATGGCCACGCAGAGCTGGGTTGAGCTGGTTCTGTCATTACCGGTGGTGCTGTGGGCTGGTTGGCCGTTCTTTGTGCGCGGCGTGCAATCGGTCATCCAGCGCAGCCCCAACATGTGGACGCTGATCAGCCTAGGCACTGGGGCGGCCTTTAGCTACAGCGTGGTGGCCACCGTGGCGCCCGGTGTATTCCCGGCTTCATTTATTTCGATGGGCCGCGTGGCGGTCTACTTCGAAGCGGCCGTGGTGATTATTTCCTTAACGTTGTTTGGTCAGTTATTGGAGCTCAAAGCACGGTCGAAAACCTCGGCGGCGATCAAATCCTTGCTCGGCCTCGCCCCGAAAACCGCGCGCCGGGTAAACGCCGACGGCAGCGAGGAAGACATCCCGCTGAGCAATGTGCACGAAGGCGACAGCTTGCGCGTGCGGCCAGGCGAGAAGGTGCCGGTGGATGGTGTGGTACTCGAAGGCAGCAGCGCGCTCGACGAGTCGATGCTGACGGGCGAACCCTTACCCGTCAGCAAGCGCGAGGGCGACAAGCTTATCGGCGCCACGCTAAATACCAGTGGTGCCTTGTTGATGCGCTCCGAACACGTCGGCTCGGCCACCGTGCTTGCACAGATCGTGCAGATGGTGGCGCAGGCGCAGCGCTCCAAAGCGCCCATGCAGCGCATGGCTGATACCGTGGCGGCGTACTTTGTGTATGGCGTGGTCGGCGTCGCGTTACTGACCTTCTTCGCCTGGGGCCTGTTTGGACCGCAGCCAAGCTGGGTATATGGGCTGATCACTGCCGTAACAGTATTGATCATCGCCTGTCCGTGCGCTCTAGGGTTGGCCACACCCATGTCGATCATGGTGGCTACGGGCAGGGGCGCCTCTCACGGCGTGTTGTTCCGCGATGCCGCCGCCATCGAGAACCTGTGCAAAGTTGATACGTTAATCGTCGACAAAACCGGCACGCTGACCGAAGGCAAACCGGCGTTTGAGCAGGCGCTGGGCGTCAGTGGTTTTAGCGACGACGAAGTGTTGCGCCTGGCCGCCAGCCTCGATCAGGGCAGCGAGCATCCTTTGGCCGCCGCCATCGTCAGCGCAGCGCGTGAGCGCAAACTGGAACTGGAGAAGGCCGAGCAATTCGACTCCGCATCAGGCGTCGGGGTTAAGGGCGTGGTGGGCGGCAAGTCGCTGTCTATCGGCAACACAACGTTAATGGAGCAGTTGGGCATCGATGTGGCGTCGTTGGCCGACCAGGCCGAAGAACTGCGCGGGCAGGGCGCTAGCGTCATGCACTTGGCTGTAGACGGCGCCTTGGCCGGGTTGCTGGCTGTTTCCGACCCGATCAAAGCGACCACCGCCGATGCGCTGAACTCGCTACGCAAGTCGGGCCTGCGCATCATCATGGCCACCGGCGATGGCCTGACCACGGCAAAGGCAGTAGGCAAGCGCTTGGGTATCGAAGAAGTGCATGGCGAGGTCAAGCCGGCTGACAAATTGCAACTCGTCGAACGTCTGCAAAAGGAAGGCTGCATCGTGGCCATGGTGGGTGACGGCATCAACGATGCGCCGGCGCTGGCCAAGGCTAATGTCGGCATCGCCATGGGCACCGGCACCGACGTGGCGATGAACAGCGCACAGCTGACCTTGGTTAAGGGCGATTTGCGCGGCATCGCCACCGCGCGGGCGCTGTCGGTGGCCACCGTAGGCAACATGAAACAGAACCTGACCTTTGCTTTTGTCTACAACATGCTCGGCGTGCCGTTGGCCGCCGGTGTGCTGTTCCCGTTCACCGGCTGGCTGTTGTCACCGATGATTGGCGCACTGGCGATGAGCCTCAGCTCGGTATCGGTGATCAGTAATGCTCTGCGGCTCCGCTTTAGCACGCTCAAGCAGGACTGA
- a CDS encoding ATP-binding protein: MIKHPSLLRRLVLWQVAAMVVAWLVLSTWLVVQMTSFGDGDLDQRMKTFASMLSETASGSATVNSGGDAELQRRLGNAERIFVDGLMRDMNSMEGQAPLYQVWSRDGTLRHASAGAAVMKMPTQGKQFSEFEFSGHRYRAVHVESSDTSTVVAMAERSDRRFSVPLLRVIKVLGLSQLMILLWCLVVTGLAGWRGFKPITALAQQLASRRAGDLSPLRATRLYSETAPVVQEINALMARESARLETERGFLADAAHELRTPLAAINAQAHLLASTADPATRVLAVEELQQGIDRVSHLLEQLLTVARLEAVTVAAPRETLDLAELCRQRLAPLSRMARSRAIDLTLDAPETLNVCIHRAGFISILDNLVDNAIRYTSSGGHVAVRLLMHRDEFELQVQDDGPGIAPKNRERVFERFVRLPGQDEPGSGLGLSIVQRAATAEHAKLRFIEGLSGRGVGFSIRMSQSVPSD; the protein is encoded by the coding sequence GTGATCAAGCACCCCTCGCTCTTACGCCGACTGGTGTTGTGGCAGGTGGCTGCGATGGTGGTGGCTTGGCTGGTGTTGAGCACCTGGCTGGTTGTCCAGATGACGAGCTTTGGTGATGGCGATCTGGACCAGCGCATGAAGACGTTTGCCAGCATGTTGTCCGAGACCGCTAGTGGCAGTGCCACTGTCAACAGCGGCGGCGACGCCGAGTTGCAACGCCGACTGGGCAACGCCGAGCGCATCTTCGTCGACGGCTTGATGCGCGACATGAACTCTATGGAGGGTCAGGCGCCGCTGTACCAAGTGTGGTCGCGTGACGGCACGCTGCGCCATGCCAGTGCGGGCGCCGCTGTCATGAAGATGCCTACACAGGGCAAGCAGTTCTCTGAGTTCGAGTTTTCCGGCCACAGGTATCGCGCGGTCCACGTCGAGAGCAGCGACACCAGCACAGTGGTCGCGATGGCTGAAAGATCGGATCGCCGCTTTAGTGTGCCGCTGCTCAGAGTCATCAAGGTCCTGGGACTGAGTCAATTGATGATCTTGCTGTGGTGTCTGGTGGTTACCGGCCTGGCAGGCTGGCGCGGTTTCAAGCCCATCACGGCCTTGGCCCAACAACTCGCCAGCCGTCGCGCCGGTGATCTATCGCCGCTGCGTGCAACCAGGCTCTACTCGGAGACGGCCCCCGTGGTTCAGGAGATCAACGCCTTAATGGCGCGCGAATCGGCTCGACTGGAAACCGAACGTGGCTTCCTAGCTGACGCCGCGCATGAGTTGCGCACGCCGCTGGCCGCCATCAATGCGCAAGCGCACCTGTTGGCCAGCACTGCCGATCCCGCCACGCGTGTCTTGGCGGTCGAAGAACTTCAACAGGGTATCGACCGGGTGTCTCACCTGCTGGAGCAACTGTTGACGGTGGCCCGGCTTGAAGCCGTGACGGTTGCCGCTCCACGCGAAACGCTGGACTTGGCCGAACTGTGCCGTCAGCGGCTGGCTCCGTTATCTCGAATGGCCCGCTCGCGGGCCATCGATCTGACCTTGGATGCACCCGAGACATTGAATGTTTGCATCCATCGCGCGGGCTTTATTTCGATTCTGGATAATTTGGTAGACAACGCGATTCGATATACATCCTCAGGTGGCCACGTAGCGGTGCGTTTGCTGATGCACCGCGATGAGTTTGAGCTCCAAGTTCAGGACGATGGTCCCGGCATTGCGCCCAAAAATCGCGAACGTGTCTTCGAGCGCTTTGTGCGCTTGCCGGGTCAGGACGAGCCGGGCAGCGGGCTGGGCTTGTCTATCGTGCAGCGCGCTGCGACTGCAGAACACGCCAAACTGCGCTTCATTGAGGGCCTGTCTGGGCGCGGGGTTGGTTTTTCGATACGGATGTCACAGTCCGTCCCAAGCGATTGA
- a CDS encoding ABC transporter ATP-binding protein, which translates to MAERTDITKALTPAPAASAPVAIRCTSIVKDFGDGEERNRVLHGVDLTLPSGELTLLVGPSGCGKTTLVSIIAGILSPTDGNVELFGTPLSSLSSRALVDFRVREVGFIFQQFNLLPTLTAAENAGLALAAAGASRKSATAAGAAMLAKLGMAAKVNLLPSKLSGGEQQRVAIARALAPGPRLVVCDEPTSALDAASGHAVMKLLRAMAVQPGRAVIVVTHDSRVYEFADRIVEMEDGRLVASKADRPSDERMSKEETAE; encoded by the coding sequence GTGGCTGAGCGCACAGACATCACAAAGGCCTTGACGCCCGCACCGGCCGCATCGGCGCCGGTGGCCATCCGTTGCACATCCATCGTCAAGGACTTCGGCGATGGTGAAGAACGCAACCGCGTCCTGCATGGCGTCGACCTGACCCTGCCTTCCGGAGAATTAACGCTGCTGGTCGGCCCATCGGGTTGCGGCAAGACGACCCTGGTTTCCATCATTGCGGGCATCTTGTCGCCCACAGACGGCAATGTGGAGCTATTCGGTACACCCTTATCATCGCTATCAAGCCGCGCGCTCGTGGACTTTCGCGTGCGCGAAGTCGGATTCATCTTCCAACAGTTCAACTTGCTGCCGACGCTGACCGCGGCCGAGAACGCAGGTCTGGCGCTCGCCGCAGCGGGCGCTTCACGCAAATCAGCCACCGCAGCGGGTGCTGCCATGCTGGCGAAGCTGGGCATGGCAGCCAAAGTCAACCTGCTGCCATCGAAGCTGTCGGGTGGCGAGCAGCAGCGCGTAGCCATCGCCCGCGCGCTGGCCCCTGGACCGCGGCTGGTGGTGTGCGACGAGCCCACTTCGGCCCTGGACGCCGCATCAGGCCATGCGGTGATGAAACTGCTGCGCGCGATGGCTGTGCAGCCTGGGCGCGCCGTGATCGTGGTGACGCATGACAGCCGCGTCTACGAGTTCGCCGACCGCATTGTCGAAATGGAAGACGGACGGCTGGTTGCATCGAAAGCGGATCGTCCGTCCGATGAACGCATGAGCAAAGAGGAAACCGCTGAATGA
- a CDS encoding IS1182 family transposase, which translates to MRRFIQGENRTQVTLLPESLDDYVTVTNPVRVVDVFVAELDLGKLGFEGVVPAETGRPAYHPADLLKIYIYGYLNRIQSSRRLEREAQRNVELMWLTGRLMPDFKTIANFRKDNGKAIRAVCRQFVVLCQQVGLFSEALVAIDGSKFKAVNNRDRNFTSAKLQRRMEEIESSINKYLSALDTADRQEPVVSQPKAERLHGKIAALKMKMQELKEIEVRLNETPDKQISLTDPDARSMKTRGTGIVGYNVQTAVDAKHHLIVAHEVINDGSDRSQLSPMAKLAKQAMGTEELSVVADRGYFKSEEILACHQSDITVHVPKPMTSGAKADGRYDKAAFIYDTETDEYKCPAGQSLIWRYASIEKGLKPHTYWSSHCQNCELKAQCTPSTQRRVRRWEHESVLENMQQRLDQAPEMMRIRKQTVEHPFGTLKAWMGATHFLTRTLPRVSTEMSLHVLAYNMKRVINILGSAALIEAITAKG; encoded by the coding sequence GTGCGGCGATTCATTCAAGGTGAAAATCGGACTCAAGTTACCTTGCTCCCCGAGAGTTTGGATGACTATGTGACGGTCACTAACCCAGTGCGGGTAGTCGATGTATTCGTCGCCGAGCTCGACCTAGGCAAGCTGGGTTTTGAAGGTGTCGTACCGGCGGAAACAGGTCGGCCTGCCTACCATCCTGCTGACTTGCTCAAAATTTATATCTACGGTTACCTCAACCGCATCCAATCCAGCCGTCGCCTTGAGCGAGAAGCTCAACGGAACGTCGAGCTCATGTGGCTGACTGGGCGCTTGATGCCGGACTTCAAAACCATCGCCAATTTCCGAAAAGACAACGGCAAAGCTATCCGCGCTGTTTGTCGTCAATTTGTGGTGCTGTGCCAGCAGGTTGGCTTGTTCTCTGAAGCTCTCGTTGCAATCGACGGAAGCAAATTTAAGGCGGTCAATAACCGGGATCGCAACTTCACTAGCGCCAAGCTCCAGCGGCGCATGGAAGAAATTGAATCGAGTATCAATAAGTACCTGAGCGCACTCGATACCGCAGATCGTCAGGAGCCAGTCGTTTCGCAACCGAAGGCTGAGCGACTGCACGGCAAGATCGCTGCGCTGAAAATGAAGATGCAAGAGCTCAAGGAAATCGAGGTACGACTCAATGAGACGCCGGATAAACAAATATCGCTGACCGACCCTGATGCTCGCTCAATGAAGACCCGAGGCACGGGTATCGTGGGCTATAACGTGCAAACAGCCGTAGATGCAAAGCACCATTTAATCGTGGCTCATGAAGTGATCAACGACGGCAGTGACCGAAGCCAATTAAGCCCAATGGCCAAGCTGGCGAAACAGGCCATGGGGACGGAAGAGCTATCGGTGGTTGCAGATAGGGGCTACTTCAAAAGCGAAGAAATACTGGCCTGTCACCAGTCGGATATAACCGTACACGTGCCAAAGCCTATGACCTCAGGGGCCAAGGCAGATGGGCGATATGACAAGGCTGCTTTTATCTACGACACCGAAACCGACGAGTACAAATGCCCAGCAGGACAGAGTTTGATTTGGCGGTACGCCAGTATTGAAAAGGGACTGAAGCCCCACACTTATTGGAGTTCACACTGCCAGAATTGCGAACTGAAAGCGCAATGCACGCCCAGCACGCAGCGACGCGTAAGGCGGTGGGAGCATGAAAGCGTGCTGGAGAATATGCAGCAGCGCTTGGATCAGGCCCCAGAGATGATGCGTATCCGCAAGCAGACCGTTGAGCACCCCTTTGGAACGCTCAAAGCCTGGATGGGCGCTACCCATTTTCTGACCAGAACCTTGCCTAGGGTCAGCACTGAAATGAGCTTGCATGTGCTCGCCTACAACATGAAACGAGTTATTAATATATTGGGTAGCGCAGCGCTGATAGAGGCGATAACTGCCAAAGGCTAA
- a CDS encoding efflux RND transporter periplasmic adaptor subunit, which produces MAVLLIGYAVWQSLSRQPNDASRAPAIMPAAAPSASQPGRSDSSAATTVAGTGLIEPSSESLELAPALGGIVRSVAVAPGVTVTKGQLLVQIDDRDAVADVALRVSALATAQRNAELALAELQDKQGLLAIYESVADPRAMSREELLRRQGAAQQAQARVRLAQAQQDEAAAALNAARVRAGQFALHAPMDATVLEVRARPGQYAAASTTGQPGQALLTIGRISPLHVRVDIDEADIPRLGLKDGDSGKVATTASGFTVTVSPRGASGVSVQGDFVRFEPLVKPKRSLNNAADERVDTRVLQLIFKLPPGTAGFFVGQQVDAYVIGWPAGAPR; this is translated from the coding sequence GTGGCCGTGCTGTTGATCGGCTATGCCGTCTGGCAGTCACTGTCCAGGCAACCCAACGACGCGTCGAGGGCTCCAGCCATCATGCCTGCTGCCGCACCCAGTGCCAGCCAGCCAGGCAGATCAGACTCATCGGCAGCAACCACGGTGGCCGGCACGGGCTTGATCGAGCCTTCCAGCGAATCGCTGGAACTGGCGCCCGCACTGGGCGGCATCGTGCGCAGCGTCGCCGTTGCGCCGGGTGTAACAGTAACCAAGGGGCAGTTGCTGGTACAAATCGACGACCGGGACGCCGTGGCTGACGTCGCCCTGCGCGTGTCCGCTTTGGCCACTGCGCAGCGCAATGCAGAACTGGCCCTGGCTGAACTGCAGGATAAGCAGGGCTTGTTGGCGATTTATGAGAGCGTAGCCGACCCCCGCGCCATGTCGCGCGAAGAGTTACTGCGCCGCCAAGGTGCAGCACAGCAGGCACAGGCACGCGTGCGCCTGGCCCAAGCGCAACAGGATGAGGCCGCAGCGGCGCTGAATGCAGCCCGCGTTCGGGCAGGCCAATTCGCACTGCATGCGCCGATGGACGCCACCGTGTTGGAGGTGCGGGCTCGTCCGGGTCAATATGCTGCAGCGTCCACCACGGGTCAGCCCGGCCAGGCGCTGTTGACCATCGGGCGCATTTCCCCGCTGCATGTGCGAGTGGACATCGACGAGGCCGACATCCCGCGACTGGGGCTGAAGGACGGGGACAGCGGCAAGGTCGCGACGACGGCGTCCGGCTTCACAGTAACCGTCTCGCCCCGCGGCGCTTCGGGGGTATCGGTGCAAGGTGATTTCGTGCGATTCGAGCCGCTCGTCAAGCCTAAGCGATCGCTCAACAATGCGGCTGACGAACGCGTGGACACACGGGTGTTGCAGCTGATCTTCAAACTGCCACCCGGGACGGCCGGCTTCTTCGTGGGCCAGCAGGTAGACGCCTATGTCATCGGCTGGCCTGCAGGGGCGCCGCGATGA
- a CDS encoding heavy-metal-associated domain-containing protein, producing MTTFDVKDMTCAHCTNAITQAVLAVDPAAKVQIDLPSQRVQIDSASAEAEFSQAIEQAGYSPVATANDPLFNAPANKAKRACCCH from the coding sequence ATGACGACCTTCGACGTAAAAGACATGACCTGTGCACACTGCACAAATGCTATTACCCAGGCGGTGCTGGCCGTGGACCCGGCGGCTAAGGTGCAGATCGACCTGCCGTCGCAGCGGGTACAAATTGACTCAGCAAGCGCCGAAGCTGAGTTCAGTCAGGCCATTGAGCAGGCGGGCTACTCACCCGTCGCGACGGCCAACGACCCACTCTTTAACGCGCCAGCCAACAAGGCTAAACGCGCGTGCTGCTGTCATTGA
- a CDS encoding response regulator transcription factor yields MKILLVEDDLPLGQSLRRVLADEGHAVVWLRLAVEAQHHLRAGVFDAVLLDIMLPDGSGLDLLASIRSRGDTVLVMMLTARDAVSDRVAGLDGGADDYLPKPFAMEELLSRIRVLQRRGRGQLSASWRVGDLSIDTSRRRVMMGDAEVALSAREYDILVTLAADPGKVMTRRQIERSLMLSEGSDSNALDVHIYNLRKKLGAACIVTVRGVGYALETM; encoded by the coding sequence ATGAAGATTCTGCTGGTCGAAGACGATTTGCCCCTGGGTCAATCACTACGCCGCGTGCTGGCTGACGAAGGTCATGCCGTTGTCTGGCTACGTTTGGCTGTTGAGGCTCAGCATCACTTGAGGGCGGGAGTCTTCGATGCCGTGCTGCTGGACATCATGCTGCCGGACGGCTCGGGGCTAGACCTGCTGGCGTCGATCCGTTCGCGCGGCGACACGGTGCTGGTGATGATGCTGACAGCACGCGACGCCGTGTCCGATCGCGTGGCGGGCCTGGATGGAGGAGCCGATGACTACCTGCCCAAACCCTTCGCGATGGAAGAGCTGCTGTCGCGCATCCGTGTGTTGCAGCGGCGCGGTCGCGGCCAGCTCAGCGCTTCCTGGCGTGTGGGCGACCTCAGTATCGACACTTCCCGACGACGCGTAATGATGGGTGATGCAGAGGTGGCGCTGTCGGCACGCGAGTACGACATCCTAGTCACCTTGGCGGCTGACCCCGGCAAGGTCATGACACGCAGGCAGATCGAGCGTTCACTGATGCTGAGTGAAGGCAGTGACAGCAATGCGTTGGACGTCCACATCTACAACTTGCGCAAGAAGCTAGGCGCAGCGTGCATTGTGACAGTGCGCGGCGTGGGCTACGCGCTGGAGACGATGTGA
- a CDS encoding tRNA (adenine(22)-N(1))-methyltransferase TrmK, translating into MNEQTLSMRLERVAAHVPAGARLADIGSDHGYLPVVLLSRGAIKTAVAGEVALTPFHATERTIRESGLSHLISVRLADGLAAIEPGDAITAISLCGMGGKKIRDILDSGKSRLSGQERLILQPNGGEQPLRQWLMGNGYRILCEEVLLENRFAYEIIVAERSGPVMYTAEELYFGPMQMRKRSPAFLAKWQRMLRLKQQTLVDFAQARQAVPEEKVQKVARQTQWIIDLLA; encoded by the coding sequence TTGAACGAACAGACATTGTCTATGCGCCTAGAGCGTGTGGCGGCGCATGTGCCTGCAGGTGCGCGGTTAGCCGATATTGGCTCGGATCACGGCTATCTGCCGGTGGTGCTGCTGAGCCGTGGTGCCATCAAGACTGCGGTGGCTGGGGAAGTGGCCTTGACACCGTTTCACGCGACGGAACGTACCATACGCGAGAGTGGCCTGAGCCATCTGATCAGCGTGCGTCTGGCAGATGGTTTGGCGGCAATCGAACCTGGAGACGCAATAACTGCAATCAGCCTCTGCGGTATGGGCGGCAAGAAGATTCGCGACATCCTCGACAGCGGTAAGTCCCGCCTGAGTGGCCAGGAGCGCCTAATCCTGCAACCCAACGGCGGTGAGCAGCCGCTGCGCCAATGGCTGATGGGAAATGGCTATCGCATCCTTTGCGAGGAAGTGCTTCTGGAAAACCGCTTTGCATACGAGATCATCGTTGCCGAACGCTCCGGGCCGGTGATGTACACCGCCGAGGAACTGTACTTTGGCCCTATGCAGATGCGGAAGCGCAGCCCGGCGTTCCTGGCCAAGTGGCAACGCATGTTACGTCTGAAGCAGCAGACCCTGGTCGACTTCGCTCAGGCGCGGCAGGCTGTGCCGGAGGAGAAGGTGCAGAAGGTGGCTCGACAGACGCAGTGGATTATTGACCTACTGGCGTGA